A section of the Babylonia areolata isolate BAREFJ2019XMU chromosome 1, ASM4173473v1, whole genome shotgun sequence genome encodes:
- the LOC143283023 gene encoding ectoderm-neural cortex protein 1-like: MAAGKQLITKYTYGDYEEIAFTSRNEMNLAVWDGERTCRLYNYSIEDTVKERVGRFLHFGLAKIWDDQQLLDLKVFVGNQMFRCHALIMASMSDYFKTELTSEAVRSRQMSGEPVTLVLDDTCISPKMFQLLLDMIYKGTDILQKEHALDLIKAATYLQINALVFRCLNTLVKELTESNCMTMWDWAEANNVPTLASKAKGVALSFFQVLRHTEDFLRMPVERLTLMLGHDLLRYRYEDEILEAILDWVEFDVDGRRQHLSELLPYVCFPYLSSRYLNELRKHPLIGLRTDHASYVDEALTYHLASLQPDGRKVQIEMLKRQAHSLKRLMPGMSRVTVLLGGSVVLDEPLTNVVACWMDPSRYRNVAQFSIASLPQSMGLRFASAVWKNDIYVSGGSRSSDTLLVYKPTENAWHKLRAMPQGREDHSMVANDGKLYVLGGRIITSGSFEVTADISQYNIEADVWQQAGQLPVAVEAAPAVLFSDKVYVFGGRTASGDKVGLVQRLDLATGQSQVVGELPQSTEGAKAIVLGKDMVLACPDGTIYTVHEMSRGRRLTHTESHESDDDPLNSLYSLPLKGAEEEEGVKGTSAQAAFKGKKVHWSMLDPVGAEWVPQEEKATSGEPASQSPRGGDGADEKKSPKTPGEEDTKKTSAADSKTEEEEEVDKNNDEKEEERDVKRATKTDARAEQESDQDDEELEKTDMADAGPAEHAPKTSSTKHADDRVVENKRPRGMKHGEDTDEAEGPGSEEEEEDEEEEEMGRNSPKQTASTPLTPAEPDQPLDFLIAKIASMGKRRDFGLFVHKTDVMVVGGQADNGNFLDDILKIHLPTGKVIKTGCKLVIPLSGMQVECTVIHHDFLLQYFDAASCFYGE, encoded by the exons ATGGCGGCAGGAAAACAACTTATTACTAAGTACACTTATGGAGACTACGAGGAGATTGCATTCACTAGCAG aAATGAAATGAACCTGGCGGTGTGGGACGGGGAACGCACGTGCAGGCTGTACAACTACAGCATTGAAGACACGGTCAAGGAAAGGGTGGGTCGCTTCCTCCACTTCGGACTGGCCAAGATCTGGGATGACCAGCAGCTGCTCGACCTCAAGGTCTTCGTGGGCAACCAG ATGTTCCGATGTCACGCCTTGATCATGGCGAGTATGTCGGACTACTTCAAGACGGAGCTGACTTCAGAGGCTGTCCGATCGAGGCAAATGTCCGGCGAGCCGGTCACCCTCGTTCTGGACGACACGTGCATCTCCCCGAAGATGTTCCAGCTCCTGCTGGACATGATCTACAAGGGCACGGACATTCTTCAGAAAGAGCATGCGCTGGATCTCATCAAGGCGGCCACCTACCTCCAGATCAACGCCCTTGTGTTCCGCTGCCTGAATACCCTGGTCAAAGAGCTGACCGAGAG taactgTATGACGATGTGGGACTGGGCGGAGGCCAACAACGTGCCCACCCTGGCCTCCAAGGCCAAAGGCGTGGCCCTGTCCTTCTTCCAGGTGCTGCGCCACACCGAAGACTTCCTGCGCATGCCCGTGGAGCGACTGACCCTCATGCTCGGCCACGACCTTCTGCGC TACCGTTACGAGGACGAAATCCTGGAGGCCATCCTGGACTGGGTGGAGTTCGACGTGGATGGCCGACGTCAGCACCTGTCTGAGCTGCTGCCCTATGTGTGCTTCCCCTACCTCTCCTCCCGATACCTCAACGAGCTCAGAAAACACCCCTTGATTGGACTCCGCACCGACCACGCGT CCTATGTGGACGAGGCCTTGACGTACCACCTAGCGTCCCTTCAGCCGGACGGCAGGAAGGTCCAGATCGAGATGCTGAAGCGGCAGGCGCACTCCCTCAAGCGGCTGATGCCGGGCATGAGCCGCGTGACCGTGCTGCTCGGGGGCTCGGTGGTGCTGGACGAGCCTCTGACCAACGTGGTGGCCTGCTGGATGGACCCCAGCCGCTACAGGAACGTCGCGCAGTTCTCCATCGCCTCCCTGCCTCAGTCCATGGGCCTGCGCTTCGCTTCCGCCGTCTGGAAGAACGACATTTACGTTAGCGGAGGTTCCAG GTCCTCAGACACCCTCCTGGTCTACAAGCCCACCGAGAACGCCTGGCACAAGCTGCGGGCCATGCCCCAGGGCCGTGAGGATCACTCCATGGTGGCTAACGACGGCAAGCTCTACGTGCTGGGCGGCAGGATCATCACCAGTGGCAGCTTCGAGGTCACCGCCGACATCAGCCAGTACAACATCGAGGCGGACGTCTGGCAGCAGGCGGGGCAACTTCCGGTGGCGGTGGAAGCGGCGCCTGCCGTCCTGTTTTCTGACAAG GTGTACGTTTTCGGGGGCCGGACGGCCTCAGGGGACAAAGTGGGCCTCGTCCAGCGGCTGGACCTGGCAACAGGACAGAGCCAGGTGGTAGGGGAGCTGCCTCAGAGCACCGAGGGCGCCAAAGCTATCGTGCTGGGCAAGGACATGGTCCTCGCCTGTCCCGATGGCACCATCTACACG GTCCATGAGATGTCCAGAGGCAGGAGACTGACCCACACCGAGTCTCACGAATCTGACGATGACCCCTTGAACTCTCTGTACAGCCTGCCGCTGAAGGGagctgaggaggaagagggggtgaag ggcACTTCGGCACAAGCGGCCTTCAAGGGCAAGAAGGTGCACTGGTCTATGCTGGATCCTGTGGGCGCGGAGTGGGTACCCCAGGAGGAGAAGGCCACCAGTGGTGAACCTGCATCACAAAGCCCGCGCGGGGGAGATGGAGCA GATGAGAAGAAATCCCCAAAGACACCTGGTGAAGAGGACACGAAGAAAACCTCTGCGGCTGActcaaagacagaagaagaagaagaagttgacaaaaacaacgacgaaaaagaagaagagagagatgtgaaaagAGCCACCAAAACTGATGCCAGGGCTGAGCAGGAAAGCGACCAGGACGATGAAGAATTGGAGAAAACAGATATGGCCGACGCTGGCCCCGCAGAACACGCCCCAAAGACGAGCAGTACGAAGCATGCTGATGACCGGGTGGTGGAGAACAAGAGACCGCGCGGCATGAAACACGGCGAAGACACGGACGAGGCTGAGGGACCTGgcagtgaggaagaagaagaagacgaagaagaagaagaaatgggaagGAACTCCCCAAAGCAAACAGCCTCAACCCCCCTGACGCCAGCTGAGCCGGACCAGCCGCTCGACTTCCTCATCGCCAAGATCGCCAGCATGGGGAAACGCCGTGACTTCGGCCTGTTCGTCCACAAGACGGACGTGATGGTGGTCGGGGGCCAGGCGGACAACGGCAACTTTCTGGACGACATTCTGAAGATCCACCTGCCCACGGGCAAGGTCATCAAGACAGGCTGTAAGCTGGTCATCCCGCTGTCAGGCATGCAGGTGGAGTGCACGGTCATTCACCATGACTTCCTGCTGCAGTACTTCGATGCCGCCAGCTGTTTCTATGGGGAGTGA
- the LOC143283030 gene encoding outer dynein arm-docking complex subunit 2-like yields the protein MGQALISAAQWTSAKDGTGGKLELSPLNEELLNAILKFVEGFSQKHPEEGKLAFKKPLEWQTTLSANAFSGFKEENGCLVSEEKKDDIPLFKLSKQTISIMTVDMGEMVLRTAGEKKMTELRLCLEANHDPVVNMLGERFGTVQGDDNSIMRYIEEIHKEMEHLSKAEQGESNEKQKEELKEKNLVLSLSLKLVTLDKQLLNQSITKISTQVRLTPEMVEKEMGLLKDMSGEDDERCGLQYIKYYGESYVYKNGCRSPPWRQLHGDICYIETKAHDSGKLFITANTSGYYFNKGPDADKPGQLDYERLDQDTYRDLVTLLKAKSAKFTEVIGKKEFALHEKQKDERHVELVGTDEEDGDVTARSEHQTMGQKDRGQDGKDKQKKHEKQKKLEPSLKWKALGMEEYKDDEVQEKQKAKQKPKRKGSVQRKQKTPVEPMDSFSESSTESEEEEETVERRAETNADLPSEYWQIQKLVKYLKGGNQTATIIALCSLRDFNLAQETCQLAIRDVGGLEVLINLLDTEEVKCKIGALKILKEISRNTQIRRAIADLGGLQTMVKILRDSDKDLKCLAAETIANVAKFRRARRTVRQHGGIKRLVTLLDCVSLNSSHMTADMELDVEVARCGALALWSCSKSKKNKEAMQRAGAIPLLAKLLKSTHENMLIPAVGTLQECASEPSYRLAIRTEGMVEDLVKNLKTTNPEKEPNPELQMHCASAIFKCAEEKETRDLVRQYGGLDPLVGLLNNVDNKELLAAATGAIWKCAISPENVARFQELKCIELLVALLTNQPEEVLVNVVGALGELAKAAPNRAQIRKSGGIPHLVNLLTGTNQALLVNVTKSVGECAEEPDNMVIIDRLDGVRLLWSLLKNQNPDVQASAAWAICPCIQNAKDAGEMVRSFVGGLELIVSLLKSEDKEVLAAVCAAIANIAKDEENLAVITDHGVVPMLARLTHNNDDKLRQHLAEAIARCCNWGNNRTAFGKEGAVAPLVHYLKSKDENVHRSTARALFQLSKNPENCITMHEAGVVQPLLKMVGAADEDLQESSAGCIGNIRRLALANELAKYA from the exons AATGGCAGACAACATTAAGTGCAAATGCTTTTTCTGGCTTCAAAGAAGA AAATGGATGTCTTGTGTcagaagagaagaaggatgaCATTCCCTTGTTCAAGTTAAGCAAACAGACAATCAGTATAATGACTGTCGACATGGGTGAGATGGTCCTCAGGACAGCTGGAGAAAAGAAGATGACAGAACTTCGTCTTTGTCTGGAAG CCAATCATGATCCTGTAGTCAACATGCTTGGCGAACGTTTTGGCACGGTCCAAGGCGACGACAACTCCATCATGCGCTACATTGAAGAGATCCACAAAGAAATGGAGCACCTTTCAAAAGCAGAGCAAGGAGAGTCAAACGAGAAGCAAAAGGAAGAACTGAAGGAAAAGAACTTGGTGTTGTCTCTGAGTCTGAAGCTGGTTACTCTAGATAAACAGCTTCTGAACCAGAGCATCACGAAAATTTCAAC ACAAGTGAGGCTGACTCCTGAAATGGTAGAGAAAGAGATGGGTCTGCTGAAAGATATGTCTGGTGAAGATGATGAGAGATGTGGATTACAATATATCAAATATTATG GTGAAAGCTACGTGTACAAAAATGGCTGCCGATCACCACCGTGGCGACAACTGCATGGTGACATCTGCTACATTGAAACCAAAGCCCATGACAGTGGAAAGCTCTTCATCACTGCAAACACCAGTGGATACTACTTCAACAAG GGCCCAGATGCAGACAAGCCAGGACAGCTGGACTATGAGCGACTTGACCAGGATACATACCGCGATCTTGTAACCCTGCTCAAGGCCAAGTCAGCCAAATTCACTGAAGTCATCGGAAAAAAG GAGTTTGCTCTGCATGAAAAACAAAAGGACGAGCGTCACGTGGAGTTGGTTGGGACAGACGAAGAAGACGGAGACGTGACAGCTCGCTCTGAACACCAGACCATGGGTCAGAAGGACAGGGGCCAGGACGGCAAGGACAAGCAGAAGAAACACGAGAAACAGAAGAAGCTGGAGCCATCACTGAAGTGGAAGGCGCTGGGCATGGAGGAATACAAAGA TGATGAAGTTCAAGAAAAACAGAAGGCGAAGCAGAAGCCAAAGCGAAAAGGATCAGTACA ACGCAAACAGAAGACACCTGTGGAGCCCATGGACTCTTTCAGTGAAAGTTCaacagagagtgaggaagaggaggagactgTAGAACGACGGGCTGAAACCAACGCTGACCTTCCTTCTGAGTACTGGCAGATTCAAAAGCTGGTCAAATATTTGAAG GGAGGGAACCAGACGGCCACCATAATTGCCCTGTGCTCGCTGCGTGACTTCAACCTGGCCCAAGAGACCTGCCAGCTGGCCATCCGTGATGTGGGCGGTCTGGAGGTGCTCATCAACCTGCTGGACACTGAGGAGGTCAAGTGCAAG ATCGGAGCACTGAAGATCTTGAAGGAGATCTCCCGCAACACTCAGATTCGCCGTGCCATCGCTGACCTGGGGGGACTGCAGACAATGGTCAAGATCCTGCGTGACTCTGACAAGGATCTGAAATGCCTGGCTGCTGAGACCATCGCCAATGTTGCCAAATTCCGACGTGCCCGGCGTACTGTGAGACAGCATGGTGGCATTAAGAGACTG GTGACCCTGCTGGACTGCGTATCACTGAACAGCAGCCACATGACGGCGGACATGGAGCTGGACGTGGAGGTGGCGCGGTGTGGGGCCCTGGCGCTGTGGAGCTGCtccaagagcaagaagaacaaggaggccATGCAGCGAGCCGGGGCCATCCCCCTCCTGGCCAAGCTGCTCAAGTCCACCCACGAGAACATGCTCATCCCCGCCGTGGGCACTCTGCAGGAATGTGCTTCAGAG CCCAGCTACCGCCTGGCAATCCGCACTGAGGGCATGGTTGAAGACCTGGTGAAGAACTTGAAGACTACTAATCCAGAGAAGGAACCCAACCCTGAACTTCAGATGCACTGTGCCTCAGCAattttcaag TGTGCTGAGGAGAAGGAGACGAGGGACCTGGTGAGGCAGTACGGGGGCCTGGATCCTCTGGTGGGTCTGCTGAACAACGTGGACAACAAGGAGCTGCTGGCAGCCGCCACTGGCGCCATCTGGAAGTGTGCCATCAGCCCGGAGAATGTTGCACGCTTCCAGGAACTCAAGTGCATTGAGCTGCTGGTGGCTTTGCTCACTAATCAGCCGGAGGAG GTCCTGGTAAATGTGGTGGGAGCGCTCGGAGAGCTGGCCAAGGCAGCACCTAACCGTGCCCAGATCCGTAAGTCTGGCGGCATTCCTCACCTGGTCAACCTGCTGACCGGCACCAACCAGGCTCTGCTCGTCAATGTCACCAAGTCTGTGGGCGAGTGCGCTGAGGAACCAGACAACatggt GATCATTGATCGCCTGGACGGTGTGAGGTTGCTGTGGTCCCTCCTCAAAAACCAGAACCCAGATGTCCAGGCCAGTGCTGCTTGGGCCATCTGTCCCTGCATTCAAAATGCCAAG GATGCTGGGGAAATGGTTCGATCCTTTGTGGGTGGCCTGGAGCTGATTGTTTCGCTGCTGAAGTCTGAAGACAAAGAGGTGCTGGCAGCAGTGTGTGCCGCCATTGCCAACATCGCTAAAGATGAGGAGAACCTGGCTGTCATCACCGACCATGGGGTGGTGCCCATGCTGGCCCGATTGACGCACAAT AATGATGACAAGCTGAGGCAGCACTTAGCAGAAGCCATAGCTCGCTGTTGCAACTGGGGCAATAACCGTACAGCGTTTGGCAAAGAGGGCGCAGTGGCTCCCCTTGTTCACTACCTCAAGTCCAAGGATGAGAACGTACATCGGTCCACGGCACGCGCTCTGTTCCAGCTATCTAAAAATCCTGAGAACTGCATCACCATGCATGAAGCTGGTGTTGTTCAG CCTTTACTGAAGATGGTTGGGGCTGCTGACGAAGACTTACAGGAATCATCTGCAGGCTGCATTGGCAATATCAGGAGACTGGCTCTGGCAAACGAACTTGCAAAATATGCATAA